Proteins encoded by one window of Capra hircus breed San Clemente chromosome 8, ASM170441v1, whole genome shotgun sequence:
- the DNAJB5 gene encoding dnaJ homolog subfamily B member 5 isoform X2, with protein MFKIQLEPLKLRAWTLNGFVKFRNKETSAGPVAVMGKDYYKILGIPSGANEDEIKKAYRKMALKYHPDKNKEPNAEEKFKEIAEAYDVLSDPKKRGLYDQYGEEGLKTGGGSSGGSSGSFHYTFHGDPHATFASFFGGSNPFDIFFASSRSARPFSGFDPDDMDVDEDDDPFGAFGRFGFNGLSRGPRRAPEPLYPRRKVQDPPVVHELRVSLEEIYHGSTKRMKITRRRLNPDGRTVRTEDKILHIVIKRGWKEGTKITFPKEGDATPDNIPADIVFVLKDKPHAHFRRDGTNVLYSALISLKEALCGCTVNIPTIDGRVIPLPCNDVIKPGTVKRLRGEGLPFPKVPTQRGDLIVEFKVRFPDRLTPQTRQILKQHLPCS; from the exons AAACAAGGAGACCAGTGCCGGTCCAGTGGCTGTAATGGGAAAGGATTACTACAAGATTCTTGGGATCCCGTCTGGAGCCAATGAGGATGAGATCAAGAAAGCCTATCGGAAGATGGCCTTGAAGTACCATCCAGATAAGAACAAAGAACCCAATGCTGAGGAGAAGTTTAAGGAGATTGCAGAGGCTTATGATGTGCTGAGTGACCCTAAGAAACGGGGCCTGTATGACCagtatggggaggaag GCCTGAAGACTGGCGGCGGTTCCTCAGGTGGCTCCAGCGGCTCCTTTCACTACACCTTCCATGGAGACCCCCATGCCACCTTTGCCTCCTTCTTTGGAGGCTCCAACCCCTTCGATATCTTCTTTGCCAGCAGTCGCTCGGCTCGTCCCTTCAGTGGCTTTGACCCAGATGACATGGATGTGGATGAAGATGATGACCCATTTGGCGCCTTTGGCCGTTTTGGCTTCAATGGGCTGAGTAGGGGTCCAAGGCGAGCCCCAGAACCATTATACCCTCGGCGCAAGGTTCAGGACCCACCTGTGGTGCATGAGTTGAGGGTGTCCCTGGAGGAAATCTACCACGGCTCCACTAAACGCATGAAGATCACAAGGCGGCGCCTCAACCCTGATGGGCGAACTGTGCGCACCGAGGACAAGATCCTGCATATTGTCATCAAGCGTGGCTGGAAGGAAGGCACCAAGATCACCTTCCCCAAAGAGGGCGATGCCACACCTGACAACATCCCTGCCGACATCGTCTTTGTGCTCAAAGACAAGCCCCACGCACACTTCCGCCGAGACGGTACCAACGTGCTCTACAGTGCCCTGATCAGCCTCAAGGAG GCACTGTGCGGCTGCACCGTGAACATTCCCACCATTGATGGCCGAGTGATCCCTTTGCCCTGCAATGATGTCATCAAGCCAGGCACCGTGAAGAGACTCCGTGGGGAGGGCCTTCCCTTCCCCAAGGTGCCCACCCAGCGGGGAGATCTCATTGTCGAGTTCAAAGTTCGGTTCCCAGATAGATTAACACCACAGACACGGCAGATCCTTAAGCAGCACCTACCTTGTTCCTAG
- the DNAJB5 gene encoding dnaJ homolog subfamily B member 5 isoform X3, with translation MGKDYYKILGIPSGANEDEIKKAYRKMALKYHPDKNKEPNAEEKFKEIAEAYDVLSDPKKRGLYDQYGEEGLKTGGGSSGGSSGSFHYTFHGDPHATFASFFGGSNPFDIFFASSRSARPFSGFDPDDMDVDEDDDPFGAFGRFGFNGLSRGPRRAPEPLYPRRKVQDPPVVHELRVSLEEIYHGSTKRMKITRRRLNPDGRTVRTEDKILHIVIKRGWKEGTKITFPKEGDATPDNIPADIVFVLKDKPHAHFRRDGTNVLYSALISLKEALCGCTVNIPTIDGRVIPLPCNDVIKPGTVKRLRGEGLPFPKVPTQRGDLIVEFKVRFPDRLTPQTRQILKQHLPCS, from the exons ATGGGAAAGGATTACTACAAGATTCTTGGGATCCCGTCTGGAGCCAATGAGGATGAGATCAAGAAAGCCTATCGGAAGATGGCCTTGAAGTACCATCCAGATAAGAACAAAGAACCCAATGCTGAGGAGAAGTTTAAGGAGATTGCAGAGGCTTATGATGTGCTGAGTGACCCTAAGAAACGGGGCCTGTATGACCagtatggggaggaag GCCTGAAGACTGGCGGCGGTTCCTCAGGTGGCTCCAGCGGCTCCTTTCACTACACCTTCCATGGAGACCCCCATGCCACCTTTGCCTCCTTCTTTGGAGGCTCCAACCCCTTCGATATCTTCTTTGCCAGCAGTCGCTCGGCTCGTCCCTTCAGTGGCTTTGACCCAGATGACATGGATGTGGATGAAGATGATGACCCATTTGGCGCCTTTGGCCGTTTTGGCTTCAATGGGCTGAGTAGGGGTCCAAGGCGAGCCCCAGAACCATTATACCCTCGGCGCAAGGTTCAGGACCCACCTGTGGTGCATGAGTTGAGGGTGTCCCTGGAGGAAATCTACCACGGCTCCACTAAACGCATGAAGATCACAAGGCGGCGCCTCAACCCTGATGGGCGAACTGTGCGCACCGAGGACAAGATCCTGCATATTGTCATCAAGCGTGGCTGGAAGGAAGGCACCAAGATCACCTTCCCCAAAGAGGGCGATGCCACACCTGACAACATCCCTGCCGACATCGTCTTTGTGCTCAAAGACAAGCCCCACGCACACTTCCGCCGAGACGGTACCAACGTGCTCTACAGTGCCCTGATCAGCCTCAAGGAG GCACTGTGCGGCTGCACCGTGAACATTCCCACCATTGATGGCCGAGTGATCCCTTTGCCCTGCAATGATGTCATCAAGCCAGGCACCGTGAAGAGACTCCGTGGGGAGGGCCTTCCCTTCCCCAAGGTGCCCACCCAGCGGGGAGATCTCATTGTCGAGTTCAAAGTTCGGTTCCCAGATAGATTAACACCACAGACACGGCAGATCCTTAAGCAGCACCTACCTTGTTCCTAG